The genomic segment GCAGACCGAGATCAACCAGCCGTTCATCTCGATGAGCTCGAGCGGCCAGCCGCTGCACATGGTCATCAAGCTGACCCGCGCCAAGCTGGAAAGCCTCGTGGGCGACCTGATCCAGGCCTCGCTGAAACCGTGCAAGGCCGCGCTGAAAGACGCCGGTCTCTCGGCCAACGAGATTGACGAGATCGTTCTGGTCGGCGGTATGACCCGCATGCCCCGCGTGGTCGAGGAAGTGACCAAGTTCTTCGGGAAAGAGCCCCACAAGGGTGTGAACCCCGACGAGGTCGTCGCCATGGGTGCCGCCATTCAGGCCGGCGTGCTTCAGGGTGACGTGAAAGACGTGGTCCTGCTCGACGTGACCCCGCTGTCGCTGGGTATCGAAACGCTGGGCGGTGTCTTCACCCGCCTGATCGACCGCAACACCACGATCCCGACCAACAAGTCTCAGATCTTCTCGACCGCCGAAGACAACCAGTCGGCCGTGACGATCCGGGTCTTCCAGGGCGAGCGTGAAATGGCCGCAGACAACAAGCTGCTCGGCCAGTTCAACCTCGAAGACATCCCGCCGGCCCCGCGCGGCATGCCCCAGATCGAGGTGACCTTCGACATCGACGCCAACGGCATCGTCTCCGTCGGCGCCAAGGACAAGGGCACCAACAAGGAGCAGAAGATCACGATCCAGGCGTCGGGCGGTCTTTCCGAGGAAGACATCAACAACATGGTCAAGGACGCCGAGGAAAACGCCGAAGCCGACAAGGCCCGCAGAGAGATGGTCGAGGCCCGCAACCAGGCCGAAAGCCTCATCCACTCGACCGAGAAGTCGATGGAAGAGCACGGCGACAAGGTCGATCCGTCCACCATCGAGGCGATCGAACTGGCCGTCGCGGCCCTGAAAGACGAGCTCGAGAAAGACGATGCCACCGCCGAAAAGATCAAGGCCGGCATCCAGAACGTCACCGAGGCCGCGATGAAGCTCGGCGAGGCCATCTACAAGGCCAGCCAGGAAGAGTCGGATGACGAGCCCGCCGCGGCCGACCGCAGCGGTTCGGACGACGACGATATCGTCGATGCCGACTTCGAGGATCTCGACGACAACAAGCGCTCGTGAGCCGAGCGACGGTTGACCGGGGGCCTGCACAGGGCCCCCGTTTGACCTTTTGAAGGAGATCCGAGATGTCCAAACGCGACTATTACGAAGTACTTGGGCTCTCAAAGGGCGCGTCGGCAGAAGAGATCAAGAAAGCCTACCGCACCAAGGCCAAGGAACTTCACCCCGACCGAAACAAGGACAACCCCAACTCCGAGAAGGCATTCAAGGAGGCGGGCGAAGCCTATGACGTCCTGAAAGACCCCGAGAAGAAGGCGGCCTACGACCGCTTCGGCCACGCCGCGTTCGATGGCGGCATGGGCGGCGGCGGGCGTCCCGGCGGCATGGGCGGCGCCGGCCAGGGCGATTTCGCCTCGGCCTTTTCCGACGTGTTCGACGACCTGTTCGGCGACTTCATGGGCGGCCAGCGCGGCGGCGGGCGACAGCGCGCCTCGCGCGGCTCCGACCTGCGCTACAACCTGCGCGTCACGCTCGAGGAAGCCTATACCGGCCTGCAAAAGACCATCAACGTGCCCAGCTCGGTCACCTGCGATGCCTGCGATGGCTCCGGGGCCGAAGGCGGCGCCGAACCCACAAGCTGTCCGACCTGCTCGGGCATGGGCAAGGTCCGCGCGCAACAGGGCTTCTTCACGGTCGAACGCACCTGCCCGACCTGTTCGGGCCTGGGCCAGATCATCAAAAACCCCTGCAAGTCCTGCCACGGCCACGGCCGGGTGGAACGCGACCGTTCGCTCAGCGTGAACATCCCCGCAGGCGTCGAAACCGGCACCCGCATCCGCCTTGCCGGCGAAGGCGAGGCCGGCATGCGCGGCGGCCCGGCGGGCGACCTCTATATCTTCATCGAGGTCTCCCCGCACGAGCTGTTCCAGCGCGAGGACAAGAACCTCTTCTGCCGCGTGCCGGTCTCGGTCAGCACCGCCGCCCTTGGCGGCGATATCGAGGTACCCACCATCGACGGCGGGCGCAGCCGGGTGAAGATCCCCGAAGGCTCGCAGACCGGCCGGCAGATGCGCCTGCGCAACAAGGGCATGCCCTCGCTTCGCGGCGGCGCCCATGGCGACATGTTCATCGAACTGGCGGTCGAAACGCCGGTGAACCTGACCTCGCGCCAGAAGGAAATCCTGCGCGAATTCGCCGGTCTCAGCGAAGACAACAACCCCGAGAGCAAGAGCTTCTTCTCCTCGGTGAAAAGCTTCTGGGACTCGATGAAAAGCTGATGATTGATCCCGGCGCGCCCTCTGACGGCGCGCCGGGATACGCCTCACGGCTTACCTCTCTCCATAACATTCGAAGAACCCGCGATAGCCAACCGTCAGGCCCGCATCGAGGGTCATGACAAGGTCGGCCGCCTGCTCCGTGGCGCCATCCACCGGCGTGACCTGCATATCCACACCATCTGCCGTGAACCCCGCGTCGGCATCGCCTTCAAGCGCCACAAGCCGGCCGTTCAGCTTCATCACCGCCGCGCCGGCGTCATCCGAAGCCAGAATAGCCGGGCTGTCGAGCGTGCGCAGGAACCGGCATTGGGCGTCGCCGTCCAGTACACCGCTGATCTCCTCGCCGGTCATCGCCTCGGCATCCAGCGTCTCGACCCGAACTTCCGAAAGCGCCTCACCGACACTCGCCACCGGCGCGGGCTCACCTCCCGACCTCGCCGGAATGGGAGCGGCATCCGCATCGTCCTCGGGATGGGCGATAAGGTATTTCATCTCGGCAATTTCCTTGTTCTGCGCCGCGATGATGCTATCGGCAAGCTTGCGCACCCGCGGGTCCGAGATATTGGCCCGACTCGACGTCATGATGGCAATCGAATGGTGTGGTATCATCGCCCGCATGAAACTCTGATCGTTCACCGTCACCTGGCTGCGCACCAGGTACAGCATCGCGGCAAACACGATCACGCTGCCAGAGAAGATGGCGATGTTCACCTTCCGGTTTGAATACATCGCCAGCATGAAGGACAGCATGATCACCGCCATCACGGCTCCCATGAGCACCGCCATATAGGCGCGCGTCTCACTGTAA from the Roseovarius indicus genome contains:
- the dnaK gene encoding molecular chaperone DnaK, translating into MSKVIGIDLGTTNSCVALMDGSQARVIENSEGARTTPSIVAFTEDERLVGQPAKRQAVTNPENTIFGVKRLIGRRVDDSDLAKDKKNMPFSVVDGGNGDAWVSVRNEKYSPSQISAFILGKMKETAESYLGEEVTQAVITVPAYFNDAQRQATKDAGKIAGLEVLRIINEPTAAALAYGLDKQETHTIAVYDLGGGTFDVTILEIDDGLFEVKSTNGDTFLGGEDFDMRIVNYLADEFKKEHGVDLTQDKMALQRLKEAAEKAKIELSSSSQTEINQPFISMSSSGQPLHMVIKLTRAKLESLVGDLIQASLKPCKAALKDAGLSANEIDEIVLVGGMTRMPRVVEEVTKFFGKEPHKGVNPDEVVAMGAAIQAGVLQGDVKDVVLLDVTPLSLGIETLGGVFTRLIDRNTTIPTNKSQIFSTAEDNQSAVTIRVFQGEREMAADNKLLGQFNLEDIPPAPRGMPQIEVTFDIDANGIVSVGAKDKGTNKEQKITIQASGGLSEEDINNMVKDAEENAEADKARREMVEARNQAESLIHSTEKSMEEHGDKVDPSTIEAIELAVAALKDELEKDDATAEKIKAGIQNVTEAAMKLGEAIYKASQEESDDEPAAADRSGSDDDDIVDADFEDLDDNKRS
- the dnaJ gene encoding molecular chaperone DnaJ, whose product is MSKRDYYEVLGLSKGASAEEIKKAYRTKAKELHPDRNKDNPNSEKAFKEAGEAYDVLKDPEKKAAYDRFGHAAFDGGMGGGGRPGGMGGAGQGDFASAFSDVFDDLFGDFMGGQRGGGRQRASRGSDLRYNLRVTLEEAYTGLQKTINVPSSVTCDACDGSGAEGGAEPTSCPTCSGMGKVRAQQGFFTVERTCPTCSGLGQIIKNPCKSCHGHGRVERDRSLSVNIPAGVETGTRIRLAGEGEAGMRGGPAGDLYIFIEVSPHELFQREDKNLFCRVPVSVSTAALGGDIEVPTIDGGRSRVKIPEGSQTGRQMRLRNKGMPSLRGGAHGDMFIELAVETPVNLTSRQKEILREFAGLSEDNNPESKSFFSSVKSFWDSMKS
- a CDS encoding DUF305 domain-containing protein, producing MSYWRFFAMIGTSTVVMFGLMYLNTYLWPHALYSETRAYMAVLMGAVMAVIMLSFMLAMYSNRKVNIAIFSGSVIVFAAMLYLVRSQVTVNDQSFMRAMIPHHSIAIMTSSRANISDPRVRKLADSIIAAQNKEIAEMKYLIAHPEDDADAAPIPARSGGEPAPVASVGEALSEVRVETLDAEAMTGEEISGVLDGDAQCRFLRTLDSPAILASDDAGAAVMKLNGRLVALEGDADAGFTADGVDMQVTPVDGATEQAADLVMTLDAGLTVGYRGFFECYGER